gCAATTTGGTCtaagttgcagtcattgccgaaaacctggcctcgcatagatacgtggtgggaaatggtaaaacgttttcagcgcttttctcaggatattctgctttggttttcatccaaaaacccgccagagaggtttcctcatagcctacacactcttaagaccaccgtcatttgcaatttcgatcaactgctcttcctcctgcgctgacaagttaggactattcgggatattgacaaatgggttgcggacccactcattggtttgctgtggatctttggaggatgggaagtaacgttcaaactcatttgaaagcgcaacaaggtgatcgcgcaccagctgcgagagaaagggccctgcctcagtctctcccaaaacccccactactgtttggaacatatcaaatacaccccgatccgctcgtcgtacccacaaatcaagcttggctttaaatgcagcgactttatctgccagtttaaagacagtcgtcattctcccctgcagtgacgggttgaggtcattaagcaacccgaatatgtcacacaggtaagcgagttttgacacccagccctcatcactaaaatatgcagctaacggtgactttttttctgtaagaaatctctgcagcggctctcgcaactcaaacactggccagtgacctgcaaccAACTTGGACAGCGTACCACGATGACCCATTCACCCTCTCTAACAACTGTGCCTCAATATCCTCTGACATATCATCAATTCACCTATGGACAGTGCTTGCAGAAAGCGGTACCTGAGCTATTTTTTTAGCTGCAGCCTCCCCAAGGAGTTCATTGCACATGCCTTTACCAGTAGGCAGAATTAACTCTTCCCCAATAGTAAAGGGCTTCTTAGGGGCCGtgcacacgacgccggtttttgtgaaaccggtgaggttttgttaacagttacgccttgcatgtacacgacgccggcagtttaggagactgaaaccgatagcttttgaaaccggcttccgatGTGGGAACTtctgaaaccgccggctaactttcgccgtgtagacgcctgtaggtgcgaagccggcaactttatgacgacatagccccacctctcaactcagccacggcactcgacctgacatgttgcttgtcaaaacaaaccaaaccatttatttatcatattaaaatgtttttctttcccccgtcatgatttatgtgcacaatgtagcctatcagcctttagtggctaagttagaagcacatgttagcttaacttagttaaacattagcttactgcatgttagtgttttctccagtggtgctaaTGCAgtcctaatgcaatgcgtaggctaagcatttgaaatttcacgtagcagtcacataccttgaaaatgaactttattagtttaacagttgaattgaaaaccgaattgtctgtagtctccttatttcatgcgactgcttaaccagagcacttattagacattctctggcttaacaaactgtttcaacaatgttttcttctacgcgattcacgcgaaatgatcgtgaagcttctgcacagcggcgccatcgactggtctggcatatgaactacagcacatttagccggttacacctctgtgtgtacacgcaaggttttttcttgccggagtcgttaaaggtgtgaaagcggtaagagaaaatccacccggcggtgtcgtgtaaacggcctcttagatttagcaatccgactagccactatgaggcttttagcgcagccacattcaccgatgtggttgctttacgcactagttttttgtccttcttgctcgcgtttcttacgctcaaagaactcaaggggtttgtctttaagtgtaggatgcttggactccagatgtcgaattagctttgatggtttcattgcttcgtttgacaacttatcgccaaataccacacataaaggacttggtgcatgcgagtcaccggtctctgcgaaaccatattttaaatatgactcgtcatatttcgtattgaatgacaccttctttttctttgaggtatctggctcaccatcgtcagtgggtattattgcgaatgtgacattattgcgaattaaattgagtttatttagtttgcatgcatttttttttaaactcttgtcgtaggctacggcccggttgtTGGGGACCGCTGTCGTAAATCATCAAACACTCACCCGTACAACATGTACCAATGACTGGCTTTAGGAACGCCTTTCTCTCGAGCCAtgaggggcattagcaggaggctagtcattgttattgttttgtgctacatgtagcctctagctaaacggctggaaaaccaattgttacattgtattgcaggcacagcaagaccgtgcaatgcatgaattggtgaccggattgaagcagcaatgtaatctagtgtgtaagagcattacatcaactttaacatgaccaacacagtacatatgcaaaaaaaatacatgccatctcatctcaactatgggcgcagccatgtttgttgtaaggtcgtacgggtcgtacgtccacctcggggtaccctcGGGGTACTCCGTGgtaaagtgggcgtgcctgcccaaaatgccgcaagaaagctgggtaatttacactttccaactcgggcggcgGTAAAGATTTAACGCAACAACCGAAAAACGCGTATCCTGGAATTGTTGAACGTGAATTATTGAACGTGAACCTGTTACCCATTTCTTCCAAGTTTCGTTCACCTTGGAGCTTCGAGCATCAGTTCATGGTTTCATCACAGAgtaagtcatcttttaatgttacaacaaatccacaacttgtttgacaaaAACAATGACAACGTGACGCTGCTAtagagaatgtttcccagataattagcatcagttgttcatGACTGTCTGTAACTTAGCCAACAGTTTCACAGCCTGTTCATTGACAACACTTGCTCAGGAACAAGTAGCATATGCCTAGTCATACTTTCGTTCACACGATGACTGACATTTGTCACAttctaaacatctctctctctctccaaatacacgggtttcccgtttaccaacaaaactagatgcgcgcgcagccgtgaggcagaagacgcttggtggccgtccacaacgttataaacgtaacctaaatagtcggctgctgtaagctacaatcggattttttttgtatactgtggtgattttatctagacataataacttgtgtgtgtgtgtgtgcatgctggttTATTAGAAACATTCCATCTTATATAAGGATACTGTTTGTGCAACTGTTatgcaacatttactggaagtcatgagactgaACTGTCAGAGACTGAGAGTGAAACTGAGGAGGAATGGCAGTGAAAGTAAAACCAAACAGGGCTTAGGAGAAGTGGAGGGGTTTACAAGAAAAGAAGGCAGAACCAAAAGTGAAAGTACACATAGAACCAAAACAAACGCATACCCTGCCTGGCAACGGATTACACATAGGACCTGGTcacatgtattctgcctagcaacacacattttttaatgtttaaatgggaagggttttccaccaatatcttAAGTCCCAaaacgttctgattggctaaaaggggcccGGTGACGTTCCTGGTGATAGGAACGCCCCTCGGGCCCCTGAGAGCATAAAAGAAagagctcaggcacattcagatcagatctcatcggggtagcagctgccactcatcactctattgcctgacggtccagtcctgacgctgtttggattgtattttcactgcaatacggtgaataaaggatcaacagccttcagcttctctcgtcttggtgttctccttcgggtctttgacatcaaagtgctagttggattggaggttcgggaaagtggatagtttttccacgacaatacccctgttgtctcaatgataatatcatctcatttcagactatatttcaaagtttgacgttcatttggattattaatataacatcgtatttgaattggtgcagttttcagcacaaaaactcattttattcttttgttcttttgcattgctctatgctgttctatggtgctttctgcctcttggttgcgcacgcatattttcgtgacgttccatagaaatccatgtataggcttaatcattttattagcactaaacaaattaaagtgtatggcatagcctattgttataggtcacttttaaaatcacgtcatattatatacttatatcctggccatggatgcattaatcattgcatctgtattcaaaaatgtcgggtaaaaagcaattaagcatcctctcattcaccctgagaggaaagccccctaaaaggtcagtgccatgtgtcaaatcatttcttttgcaaatctgagcaattataaattatacttttgccccattttgacttaggatggcattgctcctacatactttagccaataatcaaacgtctgctctcttttggaaagctgagacactgttggaaaacaattagaataactgtgtgatgtactgtcacaaagttacaaaggctagattattcttttttttttttctaccggataacaagcatctttgaactgaccacatttcagccctctaggtcttgacttgatatgacttgagtcctagcattaggtcttgtcatgctgtgtgcaaaagtagatcaatatagaatgacaacatgagtactttagaccattatttgccaagatatgctcatgcatttggtaaaatgccctatgaaaactccccataggactctGGGttctccaaaatgcatactggcaatcaaatgcttactgcatatgaaccccacataagcataatcttggcctcaaatgaaaggtaatactctgaagtttcatgcttgcatttggattgtaggctacttcaggttctgatatgactacactaaatatggaataattacaaaaaatacaaatctttacaatttctatttcaattcaattggtgtgtataagacgggctatatttctgcacaactaatattggatcaactggtaactgacctggggctggtgtatgctagctggtgatgctagttgcgcgtgtaaatcctcacacccctaaccttagtgatggggacgagaccgcctatgccgagtccgagtcaagaccgagtctttgaagggtcgagaccgagtcgagaccgagtctgttggttttcaaatacagtcgagtccgagtcaagaccgagtctttgaggaagcaagtccgagtcgagaccgagtcctttaggagtcgagaccgagtcgagaccaagaccataaaaaattgcagttttaatattcataatttaatatcaccccagttaataatcaacagttaggcctacagactaagctagattgggaattgtttagaggagcagtcttaacgtctaaatatggactatgctgacctacagacactcaccggcagcagagccatagagataaataaacggctctgacggcagtatctttgcattgcaccatgggatgtcattttcaaataatgccggtcaacattgcattttattattattgttgttatgtgttgtctgtttttttatatgaacataaaaaatgcgttggtctcgaggactcggtctgaaattacgagtccttctcctcccactgtggtccgagaccgagtcaagaccgagtctttgaaggaacgagtccgagacgagaccgagaaagcagaaattggtctcaaGACcagactcgagtccgagaccggactcgagtactacatctaaccgctgagttggaagcctgggcttttagctcagtggttagagcgctcgactcccatccattgcctgtcctcaaaacttgagagccctgcatCATCCTTCCTCTTTTCATGTCCCCCTTTGCCCATGTGCACAGTAAGTGTGcattatttgtgtttttgtatttgcctgcgtgtgtatgtgagcatttGTGCAGAGATTCAGTAACTGAGTCTTGACCTCCCATCTGTAATCTTATTTCACAACACaaagccctctgtgtgtgtgtgtgtgtgtgtgttgggcatgGGCTGATTAAAACCACGAGTGCCTCTGTAAACTAGGATctgactctctctttttcccctttgacacacgcacacacacacacacacactgacagacaacaCTGGATTTGTACAACGGAAAAAGAACGCTGGGGATAAGAAGAAAACATCCTCCTATTTTCATGCCGTCTGCCGCTTTGCCACCACTATGTCAGCCTGGATCTCAATGCTAAAGCTGCTAACCATGatcaactttgtgtgtgtgtctggagccGCCATAACCATGGAAACAGGGGTGAGTACGCAGGGTGCTGGGACTAGCGAggagagacatgcacacactcctcCCGTGCTGGAGATGAGAAGAGACACTCACCACCCAATGAAGACTGGTGATCAGCAGGATTCATATAAACTCATCTACGGAACAGCCCATAATACTGATGATTCGTATAAACTCATCTATGGACATGATGGAATAACTCATAATAAATTAACTGACGACGGTGTTGAAACTTCTGACCATGGTAGCGGTGACAGTGTTGGATTTGACAATCATGCAGGTGGTGACCGTGTTGAATCTTCGGACAATACTGATGGTAATAATGATGAATTTGATAATTATGCGGGAGGTGAGAGTGTTGAATCTGCTGGCCATGTTGCAAGCGACGGTGTTGAATCTGCTGAAGAGCCTGAGGGGCCGGTTGTGCGGGTGCATGGGGGCATGGTGCGTGGCCTCACGCTGGACAAAGCTCACGTCTTCTACGGCATCCCATATGCCGCCCCGCCAGTGGGGCAACGACGCTGGGCGCCACCCCACCCCGTATTACCATGGTTACAGACGTACAACGCCACCTTCCCTCGGCCGGCGTGCATGCAAGCCTGTGCCGGAGAGTTTTCTCAGATCTGTCCACCAAAGGTATGCGCACTCATAGCCAATCAGTGAGCAGAACACACAAGCAACGCACCAAAACACAGGGGAGCATTCGTCACCATTAGCCAATCACAGGGGAgcaaagtgattgataatgactgactgactataattgtgttacatgcttcaaatgtaaagcactttgagctgcattctgtgtatgaaaggtgctatacaaataaagcttattattattattattattattattattattattattattattattattcaccaTTAGCCAATCACAGGGGAGCATTCGTCACCATTAGCCAATCACAGGGGAGCAGTCATCACCATTAGCCAATCACAGGGGAGCATTCATTACCATTACCCAATCACAGGGAAGCATTCATCACCATTAGCCAATAATAAATGCATCAAAACACCAACTCTGACATCATAAGTCAATATTCTCTTAACCATGTGTCAGACTAATAAGACCTTTAGCATCAACCATCATCTTGCATGTCTTTGTATGCTTTTGTGTAGGTCAGTGAAGACTGCCTGTACTTGAACGTATTTGTCCCTCGGACTGTGAACTTGTCATTGCCGACGGAAACACAGCGGCCAGTTCTGGTGTGGATCCATGGTGGCGACTTCATTGCAGGCTCCGCCTCCCGACCCCTCTATGATGGACGCTTCATGAGTAACTATAGCAACACAGTGGTGGTCAATGTGGAGTATCGCTtgggtaaacaaaaacaacaagcaTAGAAATGcacaagaccacacacacacacagctttttaCAAATACACTGAGCCTTACATcatttgtgtgcgtctgcagGTGCGTTTGGGTTTCTGGTCACAGGAAAAGACCCAGAGCTCTCTGCTGTAGGGAATTATGGGATGTTGGACCAGCAGGCAGCCCTGGTGTGGATTAAAAACAACATTCCAGTTTTTGCAGGAGATccaaagagggtgtgtgtgtgtgtgtgtgtgtgtgtgtgtgtgtgtgtgtgtgtgtgtgtgtgtctcatttaATTTTGTCATTGTTAATGCATTCTCAACACTAAAGCACAAATTATCATTAAGTACTTTTTTTTAACCCATCCTCAAATTAAGTAATATTATGTCACAGACAtgaatcctgtgtgtgtttgaatatttATTTGCGTGCgtgcggcgtgtgtgtgtgtgtgtgtgtgtgtgtgtgtgtgtgcgtgcgtgtgtgtgtgtgtgttgggctgtAGGTGACTTTAGTTGGTGAGAGTGCGGGGGCGCAGTCTGTTGCCCTCCATCTGATGATGAGGAGCAGTGAGTTTCTCTTCAGCCAAGCTGCCATTCAGAGTTTGCCATTCTCAATACCACTCAAAACCAGgtgactaggtgtgtgtgtgtgtgtgtgtgtgtgtgtgtgtgtgtgtgtgtgtgtgcatgcatgtatgtgtgtgtgtgtatttattgtttTATGTAGAAACTGTTGTAATAACTGAGTTGGCGTACCTGTACAGGTGTATTAGTGTGCAGGTCTTAGAGCAGTGGCGTACCTGTACAGGTGTATTAGTGTGCAGGTCTTAGAGCAGTGGCGTACCTGTACAGGTGTATTAGTGTGCAGGTCTTAGAGCAGTGGCGTACCTGTACAGGTGTATTAGTGTGCAGGTCTTAGAGCAGTGGCGTACCTGTACAGGTGTTCATGTTGTTGGATTAGTGTGCAGGTCTTAGAGCAGTGGCGTACCTGTACAGGTGTTCATGTTGTTGGATTAGTGTGCAGGTCTTAGAGCAGTGGCGTACCTGTACAGGTGTTCATGTTGTTGGATTAGTGTGAAGGTCTTAGAGTAGTGGCATACCTGTACAGGTGTTCATGTTGTTGGATTAGTGTGAAGGTCTTAGAACAGTGGCATACCTGTACAGGTGTATTAGTGTGCAGGTCAGTGGCTTACCTGTAGAGTCTTAGAGCAGTGGCATAGCTGTACAGGCCACAGgcattgtgtgtgagtatttgttTAGTAATTTGGATgttgtgtggatgtggatgcaGTTTGCAGTAATGTTTTTAAATCTAATTTAGGTTGTGTAGGTGGTGGTGTTAGCGGTCTACATTTTCTTGTGTGGTTGTTTCGGGCCAATATCCTATAACAAAGGTTGTGCTGTACagtgtgatgtacagtatgtgtgtatagtcGTTTTAGTAATATagtaatagtaaaaaaaaaatattaatatttGTTCTGATGTGTGTATGGTTGATGTTCTATAGAGGTTGCAGAATGGTGGGTACAATTGTATAGCGAGTGTAgtgatgtgtgtatttttgaggctgcacatactgtagtgatgttgtgtgtttgtttgtggctgtagtatactgtatgtttgtgtagtgatgttgtgtgttcatACAGAATGCAgtgatgtgtatatgtgtttgtatagAGGCCGTACATAGtgatgtgtatatgtttgtggaGGCtgtagtgtatctgtgtgtaatggtgttgtgtgtgtgtgtgtttgtggtgactgtatgtttgtgtagtggtgttgtgtgtgtgtttgtagtgactgtatgtttgtgtactggtgttgtgtgtgtgtgtgtgtgtgtgtttgtagtgacTATGTTTGTGTagaggtgttgtgtgtgtgtgtgtgtgtgtgtgtttgtagtgattgtatgtttgtgtagaggtgttgtgtgtgtgtgtgtgtgtgtgtgtgcatggaggctggagtgatgatgtgtgtgtagtgggtgtgtgtgtgtgtgtgtgtgcatggaggctggagtgatgatgtgtgtgtagtgtgtgtgtgtgtgtgtgtgtgtgtgtgcatggaggctggagtgatgatgtgtgtgtagtgtgtgtgtgtgtgtgtgtgcatggaggctggagtgatgatgtgtgtgtagtgtgtgtgtgtgtgtgtgcatggaggctggagtaatgatgtgtgtgtagtgggtgtgtgtgtgtgtgtgtgtgtgcatggaggctggagtgatgatgtgtgtgtagtgtgtgtgtgtgtgtgtgtgtgtgtgcatgtgtgtgtgcatggaggctggagtgatgatgtgtgtgtagtgtgtgtgtgtgtgtgtgtgtgtgtgcatggaggcTGGagtaatgctgtgtgtgtagtgtgtgtgtgtgtgtgtgtgtgcatggaggctggagtaatgatgtgtgtgtagtgtgtgtgtgtgtgtgtgtgtgtgtgcatggaggctggagtaatgatgtgtgtgtagtgggtgtgtgtgtgtgtgtgtgtgtgtgcatggaggctggagtaatgatgtgtgtgtagtgggtgtgtgtgtgtgtgtgtgtgtgtgtgtgtgcgtgtgtgcatggagGCTGgagtaatgatgtgtgtgtgtgtgtgtgtgtgtgtgtgtgtgtgtgtgtgcatggaggctggagtaatgatgtgtgtgtagtgggtgtgtgtgtgtgtgtgtgtgtgtgtgcatggaggctggagtaatgatgtgtgtgtgtgtgtgtgtgtgtgtgtgtgtgtgtgtgtgtgcatggaggctggagtaatgatgtgtgtgtacgGTGCAGGTGGGATGCCAAGAGGCTCGGTCGGGACTTTGCTCGCACGGCAAACTGCTCCGTGTCTGACCTGCTCTGCCTGAAGAGTCTCAGTGCGCGTGATGTGCTCCGAGCTCAGGTCAAATCTGgtgggtaaacacacacacacacacacacacacacacacacacacacacacacacacatagggagtAGGGTAAGAAAAGTGCCACACCTGCAAGTCCATGGGATGAGGTAATTGGCAACAAACATTATTTAGCCACTAAACCAATCAAttcattgtttattatttttaacAATCCAGCTCATTATTAATCAGCTTGGTGAGCAGCAACTGAAGACTTTTTAATCATACATCCAAACAATGAATTGATTATTGAATTTATGAGACCCCAGCTCAGAATACCCCTCTCCCTTCACAGGATCAAAGATAGTGAACCCCTTCCGCTTTCTGGAGGTCTTTGAGACGTGGGGGCCATATATTGATGAGgtgctgattgaagaccagccAATCGCAGCCTTCCAGAAGGGTTACTGGCAGAGGGACAAACCGGTCATCATTGGTAAGTGTCATCATTACTCTTTTCGTCtagtaaacataaacaaaccgGTCATCATTACTCTCTTCGTCtagtaaacataaacaaaccgGTCATCATTGGTAAGTGTCATCATTACTCTCTTCGTCTAGTAAACATAAACAGTCCCATCTCATGACCTCTCGTGCTGTGCATGACTGCTTCACAGTGTGCTGTGCATGACTGCTTCACAGTGAAGTGGCCATGTGAAATAGCCTTTGAATGCATTCACTTTCAGTTACAGGTTAGGTTTTTCTGTTAGCTAAAACGCTTGTACAAGGTGTTGGGACCATTGGTGTTGCCATACCAGAAGTTAGCAGACAGAGGAGGATTTCTGAGGAATGTCTTGAATGTGTTCATCTCTAGCACACTGCAAAATCTTTGGTGTCTTGAGGCACCCACAATCTGAATGTGTGTAATTACTTAAATGCATGTGTACATCCATTTCACACCAGTCCAACCACAAATTAACCTTATCTAAAGTGACAATGGATGAACTGAATAAACTTCACAGGTTCAGCACAAATATCAACAGCTGTCCTCTGTTcatttaatgaatgaatgaaagcaaaGTTATCAAGCTtaatatttcactttttttaaattttagtCATGTCTACATTTTCAATGATAAAGGTGCATTTTCTGTGCAAACATATTCCTATTATGCTCTAATAAACTGTGGTATTGACACAAAGCACTGGTAGAATGAGCAGCAGCAGATATAGCAATACTTGTCTAACGTCAACAGATATTTCTAGACTTCACACTAGAGAGTAAGGCCCTTCTGTAATCAGA
This DNA window, taken from Alosa sapidissima isolate fAloSap1 chromosome 11, fAloSap1.pri, whole genome shotgun sequence, encodes the following:
- the si:dkey-30c15.17 gene encoding crystal protein isoform X1; its protein translation is MVSSQNNTGFVQRKKNAGDKKKTSSYFHAVCRFATTMSAWISMLKLLTMINFVCVSGAAITMETGVSTQGAGTSEERHAHTPPVLEMRRDTHHPMKTGDQQDSYKLIYGTAHNTDDSYKLIYGHDGITHNKLTDDGVETSDHGSGDSVGFDNHAGGDRVESSDNTDGNNDEFDNYAGGESVESAGHVASDGVESAEEPEGPVVRVHGGMVRGLTLDKAHVFYGIPYAAPPVGQRRWAPPHPVLPWLQTYNATFPRPACMQACAGEFSQICPPKVSEDCLYLNVFVPRTVNLSLPTETQRPVLVWIHGGDFIAGSASRPLYDGRFMSNYSNTVVVNVEYRLGAFGFLVTGKDPELSAVGNYGMLDQQAALVWIKNNIPVFAGDPKRVTLVGESAGAQSVALHLMMRSSEFLFSQAAIQSLPFSIPLKTRWDAKRLGRDFARTANCSVSDLLCLKSLSARDVLRAQVKSGSKIVNPFRFLEVFETWGPYIDEVLIEDQPIAAFQKGYWQRDKPVIIGTTSEEGVIFVFGVFSKPVSVLESMAYATAIFKQHTLTVLHKYLPLYLYTDRRTMLSQIVTDFVFLCPTRHSARSGVSLGGSMWMYVFDYTLSDPRAWAGLSFCYGHACHGAELPFLFDSGPVANLTFQPPEALLANRMLCYWGAFAHCGDPNSRTHQSSFCRDQRLPVWPRYTLDNGWPILNLTVPTHAQHGVRDHICDFWDNLDIY
- the si:dkey-30c15.17 gene encoding crystal protein isoform X3; the protein is MVSSQNNTGFVQRKKNAGDKKKTSSYFHAVCRFATTMSAWISMLKLLTMINFVCVSGAAITMETGVSTQGAGTSEERHAHTPPVLEMRRDTHHPMKTGDQQDSYKLIYGTAHNTDDSYKLIYGHDGITHNKLTDDGVETSDHGSGDSVGFDNHAGGDRVESSDNTDGNNDEFDNYAGGESVESAGHVASDGVESAEEPEGPVVRVHGGMVRGLTLDKAHVFYGIPYAAPPVGQRRWAPPHPVLPWLQTYNATFPRPACMQACAGEFSQICPPKVSEDCLYLNVFVPRTVNLSLPTETQRPVLVWIHGGDFIAGSASRPLYDGRFMSNYSNTVVVNVEYRLGAFGFLVTGKDPELSAVGNYGMLDQQAALVWIKNNIPVFAGDPKRVTLVGESAGAQSVALHLMMRSSEFLFSQAAIQSLPFSIPLKTRWDAKRLGRDFARTANCSVSDLLCLKSLSARDVLRAQVKSGSKIVNPFRFLEVFETWGPYIDEVLIEDQPIAAFQKGYWQRDKPVIIGTTSEEGVIFVFGVFSKPVSVLESMAYATAIFKQHTLTVLHKYLPLYLYTDRRTMLSQIVTDVCVCVCACVYVYSEHVSFN
- the si:dkey-30c15.17 gene encoding crystal protein isoform X2; this encodes MSAWISMLKLLTMINFVCVSGAAITMETGVSTQGAGTSEERHAHTPPVLEMRRDTHHPMKTGDQQDSYKLIYGTAHNTDDSYKLIYGHDGITHNKLTDDGVETSDHGSGDSVGFDNHAGGDRVESSDNTDGNNDEFDNYAGGESVESAGHVASDGVESAEEPEGPVVRVHGGMVRGLTLDKAHVFYGIPYAAPPVGQRRWAPPHPVLPWLQTYNATFPRPACMQACAGEFSQICPPKVSEDCLYLNVFVPRTVNLSLPTETQRPVLVWIHGGDFIAGSASRPLYDGRFMSNYSNTVVVNVEYRLGAFGFLVTGKDPELSAVGNYGMLDQQAALVWIKNNIPVFAGDPKRVTLVGESAGAQSVALHLMMRSSEFLFSQAAIQSLPFSIPLKTRWDAKRLGRDFARTANCSVSDLLCLKSLSARDVLRAQVKSGSKIVNPFRFLEVFETWGPYIDEVLIEDQPIAAFQKGYWQRDKPVIIGTTSEEGVIFVFGVFSKPVSVLESMAYATAIFKQHTLTVLHKYLPLYLYTDRRTMLSQIVTDFVFLCPTRHSARSGVSLGGSMWMYVFDYTLSDPRAWAGLSFCYGHACHGAELPFLFDSGPVANLTFQPPEALLANRMLCYWGAFAHCGDPNSRTHQSSFCRDQRLPVWPRYTLDNGWPILNLTVPTHAQHGVRDHICDFWDNLDIY